A single Pseudoxanthomonas sp. DNA region contains:
- a CDS encoding bifunctional diguanylate cyclase/phosphodiesterase: MIATQILSSLQVVMHTVGSVVTDSSVHGWILLLPVLALWQRHLAAAVAPQISLQTKAPAAPVADNPMYDALTGLPGQLQLEQRLRAVPGARPEGLLVLGADGFRAINQLRGHEFGNKLLMLIAARIRAQVGTGAFLARLPGDEFAVLAPFEDAVQLKTMARRLLRCMEPSFVIQGTTVDLTVSIGIAVDNAKCDHRRRLLANASQALAEAKESGRNRFCLFNAALSGNAAEIELMIGDLRKALSEQQMYLAYQPKQDLQSGVVVGVEALLRWDHPTLGAIAPDYFISVAEKTGMIVEVGRWVIDEACRQMRSWRDELGVNCKVAVNASVFQINSTSFVFDVATALERHGLDPSCLCIEVTESNAMTQAQSSMMVLRQLADSGVCIALDDFGVGHSSLAHLKRMPIQELKIDRSFVDGIVDCEEDAAIVRAIITLGKAMGLYVVAEGVETHAQQALLAQMECDAVQGYLIGRPASAAALGPTLAAARSAADSLQRFLEA, translated from the coding sequence ATGATTGCCACACAGATTCTTTCCTCTCTGCAGGTTGTAATGCACACCGTAGGCAGCGTGGTCACTGACTCCAGTGTCCACGGCTGGATCCTGCTGCTTCCTGTGTTGGCGCTGTGGCAGCGCCACCTAGCGGCCGCCGTGGCCCCGCAGATCAGCCTGCAAACAAAAGCGCCCGCGGCGCCGGTGGCGGATAATCCGATGTACGACGCGCTGACTGGCCTGCCGGGCCAGCTGCAGTTGGAACAGCGCCTGCGTGCGGTACCCGGTGCCAGGCCCGAAGGGCTGCTGGTCCTCGGCGCCGACGGTTTTCGTGCCATCAACCAGCTGCGCGGCCATGAATTCGGCAACAAGCTGCTGATGCTGATCGCCGCGCGCATTCGCGCTCAGGTAGGCACCGGCGCCTTCCTTGCGCGCCTGCCCGGTGATGAGTTCGCCGTGCTGGCCCCCTTCGAGGATGCCGTCCAGCTCAAGACGATGGCCCGCCGTCTGCTGCGGTGCATGGAGCCGTCCTTCGTGATTCAAGGCACCACGGTAGATCTGACCGTCAGCATCGGCATCGCGGTAGATAACGCCAAGTGCGACCACCGCCGCCGACTGCTGGCCAATGCAAGCCAGGCGCTGGCCGAGGCCAAGGAATCGGGTCGTAACCGTTTCTGCCTGTTCAACGCCGCGCTCTCGGGCAACGCGGCCGAAATCGAACTCATGATCGGTGACTTGCGCAAGGCGCTATCGGAGCAGCAGATGTACTTGGCCTACCAGCCCAAGCAGGACCTACAAAGCGGCGTGGTCGTGGGCGTGGAAGCGCTGCTACGCTGGGACCATCCCACCCTGGGCGCGATCGCCCCGGACTACTTCATTTCGGTGGCCGAGAAGACCGGCATGATAGTGGAAGTCGGCCGCTGGGTGATCGATGAGGCCTGCCGGCAGATGCGCAGCTGGCGCGATGAGCTGGGCGTGAACTGCAAGGTGGCCGTCAATGCCTCGGTCTTCCAGATCAACTCGACCTCCTTCGTCTTCGATGTGGCCACGGCCCTGGAGCGTCACGGACTGGACCCCAGTTGCTTGTGCATCGAGGTCACCGAGTCCAACGCCATGACACAGGCCCAGAGCAGCATGATGGTGCTGCGCCAGCTGGCCGACAGCGGCGTGTGTATCGCCCTGGATGACTTCGGGGTGGGGCATTCCAGCTTGGCGCACCTCAAGCGCATGCCGATCCAGGAGCTCAAGATCGACCGCAGCTTTGTCGACGGCATCGTGGACTGCGAGGAAGACGCCGCCATCGTGCGGGCCATCATCACACTGGGCAAGGCCATGGGTCTGTACGTCGTGGCCGAAGGCGTCGAGACGCACGCCCAGCAGGCCTTGCTGGCGCAGATGGAGTGCGATGCCGTCCAGGGGTACCTGATCGGCCGACCGGCTTCTGCCGCGGCGCTAGGCCCTACGCTAGCCGCGGCGCGTTCGGCCGCCGACAGCCTGCAACGGTTCCTAGAAGCCTGA
- a CDS encoding ATP-binding protein → MSRSSQAQKRALRYGLLLVAWLSAASALAQQQTAVPLSQDQQRWLSDHPTVTVGVYDNLRPPLEQWQDGKPRGLAYDYLEQSTGRLGLALRTRRFGSWEQLRQAACAGEIDVVMNAMLTAERTRCMVFTRPYLDAPVALVTRLQDTRAQASPALEGLRVIADHEAEADAKRRYPQAMHLPAADAMSGLRSVAEGRADVFVSNAYVASALIAQSSLRGIGLLRPADLPQRALHFAVPNAKQPLAEALDAALAAADPAAVAATQARWLPALGWRNQGGPAFSTEERAALAQPLRLGFAQAWAPISFVDEEGQPSGVAGDYLQRFRAAGAQKLAASRHANWRDIRQAMVNGQLDVVMGVPEQAALRQAGWVFSRPFLTIANVIVVGDRSDPVLDMGDLGGRRVALSDPDRLGPLLRAQAPGATVVATASAAAALRLVRDGKADAYIGNLAAVDYLLRQSYSGDLHVAAPAGVDDRLGLAVRQRYAPVASAFDRMLLQMSPRERAAIRSDWLAVEYHSGFAWRSVAKWAVPLLLVLGTAALVHGAGHLRLRREVVRRRRLERRLQAVADNLPAVVYQLQRTPGGQFRFAFIAGDIQALFGVGVEQALADERTLFDRVHPDDRPALTEAMEQAHRDLSDIAIYFRVPSARGVNWIRSRGQFNRAEDGTPQWSGYWIDVTQARAQAEALEAARGLAEQAAQAKSTFLATMSHEIRTPMSGVLGMLETLAGTGLDDEQRHILAVVEDSAQTLRQILDDILDLSKIEAGALSLERTPIDVAGLVRNTVRMFAPQAAGKGLRITARIDERVAPRHEGDGVRLRQILFNLISNAIKFTAHGGIEVALECLDQSEGRQRLRLSVDDTGIGIPPEQQARLFEPFTQADASTTRRYGGTGLGLSICGRLAALMDGQLVLHSTPGQGTRIALELALPVLPDETRAVDEVAREAADRLPERLPERLHDRQVLVVEDHPTNQELMRWRMRQLGLAHALATDGHDALAQWTQRRFDLVLTDCRMPGMDGYVLTRAIRQREAEQGASRPVPIVAVTANASAEEAERCRAAGMDDFLAKPFTLGALRAMLLRWLPDAEDAQVGEPAAEARWRMPADPALPPPQDAEAPAASTLPKRAQLLARFGSAAAVDAMVGSLATATQADMRAAHAALAEGDRTRAAEHLHRMAGGLGAVGATGLATRARTLQARLEATDAPLPVEEVAAFLDALSAGLAAWASDL, encoded by the coding sequence ATGAGCCGTTCAAGCCAAGCTCAAAAGCGCGCACTGCGTTATGGCTTGCTCCTTGTGGCCTGGCTGAGCGCGGCGAGCGCCCTCGCCCAGCAGCAGACTGCAGTTCCGCTTTCGCAGGACCAGCAACGCTGGCTCAGCGACCACCCCACGGTGACGGTGGGAGTGTACGACAACCTACGTCCGCCCTTGGAGCAATGGCAGGACGGCAAGCCGCGAGGGCTTGCCTACGATTATCTCGAACAGAGCACGGGCCGGCTGGGGCTGGCGCTGCGCACGCGCCGGTTCGGCAGCTGGGAGCAGCTGCGGCAGGCCGCGTGCGCCGGTGAAATCGACGTGGTGATGAACGCCATGCTCACGGCCGAGCGCACGCGCTGCATGGTCTTCACCCGCCCCTACCTCGACGCACCGGTGGCGCTGGTGACGCGCTTGCAGGACACGCGCGCGCAGGCCAGCCCCGCGCTCGAAGGCCTGCGCGTGATCGCCGACCACGAAGCGGAAGCCGATGCGAAAAGGCGCTATCCGCAGGCCATGCATTTGCCGGCCGCCGATGCGATGTCGGGCCTGCGCAGCGTAGCCGAAGGCCGCGCGGACGTGTTCGTTAGCAATGCCTACGTTGCCTCGGCCTTGATCGCGCAGTCCAGCCTGCGCGGTATTGGCCTGCTGCGGCCGGCTGACCTGCCGCAGCGCGCACTGCATTTCGCCGTGCCCAACGCCAAGCAGCCGCTGGCCGAGGCGCTGGACGCGGCGCTGGCAGCGGCCGACCCGGCCGCGGTCGCGGCGACGCAGGCGCGCTGGCTGCCGGCGCTGGGCTGGCGCAATCAGGGCGGCCCGGCCTTCAGCACCGAGGAACGGGCCGCGCTGGCGCAACCGTTGCGGCTGGGCTTCGCGCAGGCATGGGCGCCGATTTCCTTCGTGGACGAGGAGGGTCAGCCCTCCGGGGTGGCCGGCGATTACCTGCAGCGTTTCCGCGCGGCCGGCGCGCAGAAGCTGGCCGCGAGCCGGCACGCCAATTGGCGCGACATCCGCCAGGCCATGGTCAACGGCCAGCTCGACGTGGTGATGGGCGTGCCCGAGCAGGCCGCGCTGCGGCAGGCCGGCTGGGTCTTCAGCCGCCCCTTCCTCACCATCGCTAACGTGATCGTGGTCGGCGACCGCAGCGACCCGGTGCTGGACATGGGCGACCTCGGCGGCCGGCGCGTGGCGCTGTCCGATCCCGACCGCCTGGGCCCGCTGCTGCGAGCGCAGGCGCCCGGCGCGACCGTCGTGGCGACCGCCAGCGCCGCGGCCGCGTTGCGGCTGGTGCGCGACGGCAAGGCCGATGCGTATATCGGCAACCTGGCGGCGGTGGACTACCTGCTGCGCCAGTCCTACTCCGGCGACCTGCACGTCGCCGCTCCGGCCGGCGTCGACGACCGGCTCGGCTTGGCAGTGCGCCAGCGCTACGCACCGGTGGCCAGCGCGTTCGACCGCATGCTGCTGCAGATGTCCCCGCGCGAGCGCGCGGCGATCCGAAGCGACTGGCTGGCGGTGGAATACCACAGCGGTTTCGCCTGGCGCAGCGTGGCCAAGTGGGCCGTGCCGCTGCTGCTGGTGCTGGGCACGGCCGCGCTGGTGCACGGCGCCGGGCACCTGCGCCTGCGCCGCGAAGTGGTGCGCCGGCGGCGCCTGGAGCGGCGGCTGCAGGCAGTGGCTGACAACCTGCCGGCGGTGGTCTACCAGTTGCAGCGCACGCCCGGCGGGCAGTTCCGGTTCGCCTTCATCGCCGGCGACATCCAGGCGCTGTTCGGCGTCGGCGTCGAGCAGGCCCTGGCCGACGAGCGCACCCTGTTCGACCGCGTGCATCCGGATGACCGACCCGCGCTGACCGAAGCGATGGAGCAGGCGCATCGCGACCTGTCCGACATCGCGATCTACTTCCGCGTGCCGTCCGCGCGTGGGGTGAACTGGATCCGTTCGCGCGGCCAGTTCAACCGCGCTGAGGACGGCACGCCGCAATGGAGCGGCTACTGGATCGACGTCACCCAGGCGCGCGCGCAGGCCGAAGCGCTGGAAGCGGCCAGGGGCTTGGCCGAGCAGGCTGCGCAGGCCAAGTCCACGTTCCTGGCCACGATGAGCCACGAGATCCGCACGCCGATGAGCGGCGTGCTGGGCATGCTCGAAACCCTGGCCGGGACCGGCCTGGACGACGAGCAGCGCCATATCCTGGCGGTAGTGGAGGATTCGGCGCAGACGCTGCGGCAGATCCTCGACGACATCCTTGACCTGTCCAAGATCGAAGCCGGCGCGCTGTCGCTGGAGCGCACGCCGATCGACGTGGCCGGGTTGGTCCGCAACACGGTGCGCATGTTTGCGCCGCAGGCGGCCGGCAAGGGGCTGCGGATTACCGCGCGGATCGACGAACGCGTCGCGCCGCGCCACGAAGGCGACGGCGTGCGGCTGCGACAGATCCTGTTCAACCTGATAAGCAACGCCATCAAGTTCACCGCGCACGGCGGGATCGAGGTAGCGCTGGAATGCCTGGATCAAAGCGAAGGGCGCCAGCGCCTGCGGCTGAGCGTGGACGATACCGGCATCGGCATCCCGCCCGAGCAGCAGGCGCGCCTGTTCGAGCCGTTCACCCAGGCCGACGCCTCCACCACCCGGCGTTACGGCGGCACCGGGCTGGGGCTTAGCATCTGCGGGCGCTTGGCGGCGCTGATGGACGGTCAGCTGGTACTGCACAGCACGCCCGGGCAGGGCACGCGAATCGCGCTCGAACTGGCGCTGCCGGTGCTGCCCGACGAGACGCGCGCGGTGGACGAGGTGGCCCGAGAGGCGGCCGACCGCCTGCCCGAGCGCCTGCCCGAGCGCCTGCACGATCGCCAGGTGCTGGTGGTCGAGGACCATCCTACCAACCAGGAGCTGATGCGCTGGCGGATGCGCCAGCTCGGCCTCGCGCATGCCCTGGCCACCGACGGCCACGATGCGCTGGCGCAATGGACGCAGCGCCGCTTCGACTTGGTCCTCACCGACTGCCGCATGCCCGGCATGGACGGCTACGTGCTGACCCGCGCGATCCGACAGCGCGAAGCTGAGCAAGGCGCCTCGCGCCCGGTGCCGATTGTCGCGGTCACCGCCAACGCGTCCGCCGAGGAAGCCGAGCGCTGCCGCGCCGCCGGCATGGACGACTTTCTGGCCAAGCCCTTCACCCTGGGCGCGTTGCGCGCGATGCTGCTGCGCTGGCTGCCGGACGCCGAGGACGCGCAAGTGGGCGAACCGGCGGCCGAGGCGCGCTGGCGCATGCCGGCCGATCCCGCGCTTCCACCGCCCCAGGACGCCGAAGCCCCGGCGGCTTCCACGTTGCCGAAACGCGCGCAGTTGCTGGCCCGGTTCGGCTCGGCCGCCGCCGTGGACGCGATGGTCGGATCGCTCGCCACCGCGACTCAGGCGGACATGCGGGCCGCACATGCGGCCTTGGCCGAGGGCGACCGAACGCGCGCCGCCGAACATCTTCATCGCATGGCCGGCGGCCTGGGCGCGGTCGGCGCGACCGGACTGGCCACGCGCGCCCGCACGCTGCAGGCGCGACTGGAGGCCACGGACGCGCCGCTCCCTGTCGAGGAGGTCGCCGCGTTCCTGGATGCACTGAGCGCCGGCCTGGCGGCGTGGGCGTCGGATTTGTAG